The following proteins come from a genomic window of uncultured Fibrobacter sp.:
- a CDS encoding DUF3467 domain-containing protein produces MAENVEKKDNQSAVVWNDANMKNLYANATNVIAGREEVIMLLGVNNAWQMGQEKVNVDIAERVMMTPFTAKRLAIMLSATLRAYEAKYGEIDIGLPTTSNNEAKKA; encoded by the coding sequence ATGGCCGAAAATGTTGAAAAAAAGGATAATCAATCTGCTGTTGTCTGGAATGATGCGAACATGAAAAATTTGTATGCCAATGCAACCAATGTTATCGCTGGTCGTGAAGAGGTGATTATGCTTCTTGGTGTGAATAATGCTTGGCAAATGGGGCAAGAAAAAGTCAATGTGGATATTGCCGAACGTGTGATGATGACCCCGTTTACCGCAAAGCGCCTTGCAATTATGCTTTCTGCCACTTTGCGAGCTTACGAAGCCAAATATGGTGAAATTGATATTGGATTGCCAACTACCTCTAATAACGAGGCTAAAAAAGCCTAA